AAAAAAGACACCCACTTGGGATGTGCATTGGCATCATATATATTAACCATATATATCTTCCTCCACAGTATGTTTTCTGCATTACACTGGAGTTCAGGTTTTGTACAGCCAGACTCAACCTGTCGCTAAAATCAACTTGATTTTGCTCTTTCAGAGACCTGTGCCTTTTCCTGTTAATTTCAGCAGATTTCAAGGAATGGGCTCAGATGTGTTTTGCCTGTCAGTATTCAGCATCTGCTTTACCTCTTTCAGGTCTTCATACATTATGACCATAGTATTCTCATCCTCAATGTGTTTGTTCCAGGTGACTGCATGATCAAAATAGGATCCCCAGCCAACtgtaaaggagagaaaaaagcatcagtgtgACCTTCTTTTCTTACTGGGCTATTCTTTCTCCCCAGTTGAAAAATTGCCTTCTGTTGCCTATCAGTACATCAGTGCAAGCAAATGGAACAGCCTGTCCCTTCTGTGGTACCGTACTCCACAACAGCATGGCAGAGGCTTCCTCTGGACTTTTGTAGGTAAGTGGTTTCCACACAGAAACACGAGTCTCACTATGTGCTTCCCCTCTCTTACTATATTGTCATATAAACATCTCTTAAAAGCCAAAGCCAGACATCAGTCTATGCCTAAAATTCGAGTTGCTAATGAGGTGTTTTGCCTCATGTTCAGAAACAGTAAAGACAACAAACTGTCATTTCATTAACACTTTGGATCCACAGCACTTCCTCCATTGCAGAATGTTGACCCAATGCCTTTGTCCAGCTGCCATGCAACTTCCTCACCCTTGCTTGGAAGTGCAGAATACCCAGAAGCAAAGCATCTTTTGGATGTTCTCCCCGCTCTGGCATTCAGCTGCCTCCTTTTATCATGACGTATGCCGATCAGTAAACTAATCATGACACAGCTGTTTTCCCACTGGccccatttttttgtttttaggtatattttttttctgttgcttcttcaGCTACACTCAGTAACTACAACAATACCTTTCCCATTCATGAACTCTAAGAAGAACTCATCCCAGGAGCTGTAACTGGGGACACTTGGCACATTGttgtggaaatggaaaaatgaaacagctgtATCTTTAGGGTTTCGAAACAACACTAGTATCTGGAGTGGGAGAAAGAGATCAACAACTTTAGATCATTTACTTCCCCTGGCAACCAAAATGAGAGCATAACCAAACATTCTGCAATCAATAACATACTCAGggctataaaatattttattaattaaggCATGGTGAACAAACTTATAATAAAGACTTTGTTACCACTTCTAAAATTTGCTTGTGTCATGAAAGAATTGCAGAAAGAAGCAACTGGAAAAACAGTAATACTGTCATTGAATACGATCCCATAACTATCTAAGACCTGGGAAATTGTAAGGAACCGTTTGCCAACGCCCTGCTAGGAAAAGCTCAGTTCAATTCTCCTTCAGGAAACCACAGCTGTTACAATTATGTCCCATTTTTCAAAGCATGGCAATAATGTTCTTGAAATCCTAAGAGACTGTAATCCTCAGAGAAGTgtaaacacttctgaaaacGTTATAcacatttggtttttttatacgTTATACTTTTTCCTGTCATACAGGAAAAATTACCaatgaaacatggaaaaaatccaTCTCTCTTAACCAATTATTTCCTTCATCTGTGGTACATCTCACAAGTTCTCTGTATCCACCATTGTTCAGTAAATTAGTATCAGAAATATTAAAGTTTTAACCATGTGACTCTTTGCAAGGAGACAGCCAATGTCCCAGAGACACAGCTGCCACATTCATTCCCACCACGTTCGTGCATAGGAAGGAGTAGCATAAAACAGGAAAGCGCGACACTCCAGCCATTTCTGAGCACTGCAACAGCCTCTAGATCTGTTCTTGTTTATGTCAACTACAGCACCCCTAAGGCTACTGTAAATTGTAGGGGGTGTTAAGCCAGCCCAGGCATCACGAGACTCCCACCATCTCCAAGCTGCTTTCCACCAGTGCCACCTGCCTGAGTGCAAGAAAAGGATGTAGCTCCAAAATTACTCTTGTATGCTGGTACTGTTTGAAAGATGAGGCTCgttcttcaaaacagaaaaaagcccaCCTTGGCTTTGTTCTTGAAAATAGACTTGGGGAGGCAATCATAATTCAGATGTGTTGCCAAAATCCTTGGGGACGGAATCTGCTTCATCCTCTTTAGAAATAAACAGAACCATAAGTGAGAACAAGTTTATCATATGAGTGCAGCAATGATTTGTGAGAGTTGCCTGTGTGAAACAGCCCCTAATCAAAAGGCATTAGGCAACAAagattatcttttttcccctctcaggAGAGATATTTTTACTTGCTGCATGACTTCATTTTAATAACTTGTGTGAGGGGGTGTAGGACAGAGAAAGCAACAGACTTTAATGGTTCAATAGTTTCTTTTCACTAACCTGATATTTATCTGGATCTCCACATTCAATAAATGGTAGTTCTGTGCTTACAGGTTTACTCTGGATAGTTGTAAATATCAAATCACTTAAAATCTGGATAAGCCAGTTCACACCTGCACCAAGAAGCGCagagaacaaaataaagcatatCAGAAGTTTGTGCGCAAGATCTCAAAGCCTTCTCATTACATGCCTTAATTCAGCATAATAGACAGTCATCAAATGACAAATAACGCTAAAGTTCTCAGTTATAAACACAATAATGTTTCCCGTTAATGAGATCTTCAACAGCTTCTTAACTGTGACCTTCTTGGCTCACTTATAACTGGTACATGGAAAGCACTGGGGGCAGAACTGACTCAACAATGCACTAAACacctttttaatatattcataaACCAGGCAGTGACAGACAATAAAGGGAGCTTCCCTGTCTTTTACAGAGGAACACCTGGGAAGGTTCTGGATGGAAGAAGAAAGGACCAAGCAAGGAGGCTTGCTCTTTCTGTGGAGGAAAGCATTTGCCTCTCTAGTCCCCTGGGGCCAGGACGAAGTGGAGTAACCTATTCAATGTCACTGCCAGGGCTTGTCCTCAGTAGTGCCTGTTGCTGTCTCCATAAAGCGCATGCCAGAACAAGCGCTAGAAGAGGTGCTACCCACTTGACACCTAcatccccgcccccccctcacTTTCTGGAATGGATCTTGCAGCAAAGCCTCCCCAATACCACATCCCGTTCCAGTGTGAGCCTGTGGCCAGCTCCTGGAGCTGCGCCGTGGTGCCAGCTTCCCCAAGGTTTTTAGGAATCATATTTGCTCTACTGATGCTCTGCTGATTGCCGGCAGGATGTGGGGATGCGCTTGGAAAGCTTCCCACCGGGCCCACGGAGATGGAGCTGTGGAGCTGTCACCACCTCCTGCATGCTGCGAGTCCCCTGTGAACACAGCTGCCAGAGGTACTAACAAGGAATACACAATGCAAACAGCTTTAACATCATGCTTTCAGTGGAAAGTTACTCCCAAAAAGGAATAACTTCCACCCTACGTTACATAAAGTGCTTCGGGATGCTTGGATGGAAGCAGCTGATACATTTATACAGTAATGTGTATACAGTCAGTACACAACACAAAATGTCTTAAAACACATATATTACATGTATACACCAACCAATATCATATTTATATATGACATGGTATGTGTACCATTCATATCATGCTCCCATTTATGTACAGATCAGAGCCAAAAGCATTAAGAATTTCCAAATCCACGTCCTCATCTGCCCAGTATTAACTCCATGTgcacaaatacaaattttatttttacaaaaagctACAACTGACAAACCTAAAATTCCTAGCCTCCAAATCCCCAACTGGCTTCTCAATCGTGCAACCCATCCCTGGGAAGTACTGCATCCTGGAGCTCCATTGTCCTCCTCAATAGTTCTCTGCATCAGTTTTCCTCTCTACTGCACACATCTGAATGGGGGGAAAACCTTTTATATAGTGAGAATTCACTGTAACTTAaccttcataatacctagtaAGTAAAAGGAATGAAGCTTTTGAACAGCCATAACGTGAGTCCTTCATCATGCATGCTCAGAACCATCTAAACCTGCCAAATGCCAAAGAGTTTGAGCCCTGCAAGGAAAACACCTGAGAAGCTGGCAGAGGAAACCAGACACCAGGCTCCCTGAGCTCAAGAGGGAAAGAGAGCTGCAGAGAGATTTTTCTTACTGCCTGGTGACATTATGGCTTGGTGGGTCCGAGTGTCACATCAAGCAGCAAAAGGGAGCCCAGCAATTTCTGGTTTCAAACTGGGGCAGCTAATCTTTCCTTCTCACTCTTCATCCTTCTCTCAcgccttttttccccctactttGCAAGCCATAGGGAATTAGGACAAGAATCTATTTAGCACCGTTTAAGAGTGTAAAAGCAAACATCCAAATGGGAGAAAATTCCAATTCACCTGCAGACTGTGACTACCAtgcactgcagaaacacagcattttctctccctcctgctaTCCCATTTCTTCCACGCAAGCTCCTGTACATGCTTTTCCACCAGTGCCTGCCAGTAACAGGGTACTGCATTCCCCAGCAAACCACAGGGAGCTGTGATACTCCCCCTCCTAGTGAACAACTGGCAGTGGTCTTTGCCAAGATTTCCCCCTCCTGACCTACCACAAACTGCCTGGTATTAAGTGTGAGCTCTCTTTCTTTATCTACTGATCCCTCTCCCTGAGCAGGAGAGATTCACTGAGTTACTAAACCTCAGAGGCTATCAGCGTCGTGACTCCATGTCTGAACTCTTCCAAACTCCGTGAGAAATCAAAACCAGTACCAAGTTATAACAACGACCTTTTAAGTCTTTATAAGGTCCAGCAGAACTCTAATCCCAAACCCAACGGAATTATGAGCTCCTTAAGATgcacattttgcattttgtgccagctccctccctttgtatttgctttctcttggtGCAATGTTCTGTCCCACAGCTGATATAGATTCACCCTAAACATTACAGGCATACTTCTTAAGCCCCTAAATACACCACAGTTTCTTTCCTGGTCAGAACTCACCGATCAGTGGGAATTCTATGTGCCTAATGAGACCTTGGCCAAGGACTCTCCGGTTAAAGAGCAACTTGACCACATCTGCTACCACGCTAGTGCAATGAAATCCTTCCCTGGGCCCGTATTTTCTCCAGCAACCCTAAGCTTCTGCTTCTTGGGTCTCACAGAAGAAACATATGCTTGTATAAGATTTCCTAGATTAGCAAAACCCACCTCTTCCTTGTAAGCAATCATGTCACACTTGATATTTAATAAAACTGATCAAAATCAACTAGTTGGTTCGTTagtgtttttttcactgctccTGTTGCATCTTTCATCCTTTCCGCAGACTTCTAATTAGAAGATTTAGACTTCCAGTATGTCTTAGTCAATACCATTTTGCagtcacaaaacaaaaaactatgATGATATTGAATAATGCCAAGAAGCAGCTAAAAATTTTGCAAGTAAAGATGCTGTGCTCTGTCATTTTCTACTCATTAAAAAGTTTAATGCATAACTTTATTGCTGTTCTACACTACACTATGCTACATTACTAACACACTTCTCAGAATACAGTTTATCACACTGGCATAGTTGTCTTGTCACACCGATACATAAAAGACTATATGCTGTATTCTCACTTCTTCAGCCAAAAAAGTTTTGAACACTAAAACTTCCTTTCAGAAACATAAACCATGTTAAAAAGCAGTGCAACTGACTGCTTGAATAAGACAAAGCAGGACAAAAACCTGCTGCCTCTGGTTGTAGTAGAAATGCCCAGTGTCCTCACACAATGTACAACCACAAACAGttggttttccttcttattGTGTCAGCTAATTAGTTATTGTAGACTACAGCAACAAATTTATAATGTATTCACCGCATTTGGGGTAGGACACCAGCACCATATCATCTCTTCTGGCTTCCAGGTTCTCCAGAGCTTGGAACGTTTCCACGCTGCACACTGTGGCAGGATACGGGGTCCCTCAATAGAGAACCGCAGCTCCTTCAAGGTGAGCCCTTCAGACTTTGCCAGCGCTTTATTTATCTCATCAGCAAAGTTGTTTTTATCCTCAGCCATGTTTACCACCTTTGGGGTATGAAACTGTTGGTCTAATGCAGCAAGTGCCTTTAAACAGACATTTTCAAGGGGTGGAGTCAAAATCCTTGGCATTACTTTTGCCCTCCCTCAAATCTGATAcgtttctttctcttctcctttcccacctTTCTAGAAATGGAAGAGGGGTTGATCCTGTCCACTTACAATCTACAGAGCAGGAATTATTTTAGTCAGACATCGCACTGAGAGCAAGTAATACTTGCAAGCTTAGCCACCAGACAAAACGGAATTGGAAAGTGAATCACCCTGTATGAATAAGCAGCAAAATTATATCTGATCTTAAATAACATTAATAGGGAAAAAAGCATCTCATAAAGACAAGGAATTCCCTATGGGGAAAAATCCCAAGAGGTTTTATTTGGCAGTAATCAATCCTatattttaagttaaaagaaacagtgaGCGAATAATAGAAAACAATTAAATCATCAAAACTAAACCAGGAAGAATGCTACTGAGAGCAAAGATACAGCCATTTTAGGTTCTAAGCGCGCTTCTGTGGGAGCTAGTTTGCACTGAAGCcctttttcacagtaaaaaggCAATTAAATACTGAGATCCTGCAtggcacaggtttttttcaacaTCTCGATCATAGAACCAGGACCCCTTTACAATGGCCATGCACCTTAATGTATCTAGCTGCCTTTCCGCCTAGCAGGGCACGGACCGGTGCTGGCTCCCGGGAGCAGGGCGGCTCTCCCAGCGGCTGCAGCAGCGGAAAGCGGCGCCGAGGCGCAGGCCTGTCCCTCACCCCAGGGGCACCCGCTCGAGGCCCTCACCGTGGGGcagccagccccggcccggcccccgaGCTGCGCTGGGCACACACCCcgccagcccacagctgcagcGGCCAGGCGAGGCCAGCGGGCCCCCGGGCACCAAGGAAATGCGGTAGCCAGTCGGGCCCGCGCCAGCAGCCCGCGGGGCCCGCCAagggcgagcggcggcggccggggacCGCCGCCTGCACCCTGCGCCATCACCGTGCTGAGGGGCGGCCCCGCCAGGGCCTGTCCGGGCCGCAGCGGGGCTGAGGCGCGCCTTCTCTCGGCTACCCCCACAGCCCCGGGCCGTCCGCCTGCCACCGGGCAGCACCGCCGCCAGGACGGCCGGCGCCGGGTCGGCCATTACGAGGCCGAGGGAAGGCGCGGCGGCGAGGGGagcggcggggagcggagcgcgccaacggcggggccgggcgcaCGGCGCATGCGCAGCCGCTGCCGGCGGTGCGGGCGGGGTGCAGGCCGCGGCGGCCATGGCGCGGCGCCTGCtgcgggggctgctgctgctggaggcgGCGGGGCTGCTGGGCGCCCTCCTGCTCTACCGCGCCATGGAGCGCAGCCAAGgtgccgcggggcgggggcgctcCTCCGGGCGGGCGCGGGCTCTCCCGGAGAAGCTGCCGTGTGAGGTCGGCGGTGGGGGCTGTGGGTGTCGGCGCGCTCGGTGGCACCTGAAGGACAGCTGTTaagagaagcagctgctggtttagttttacaaaaccaaaacgggggtgggggggggtggaatTTTGAACAGCGCCACCAGGAACAGCGCTGAGTCTTGCGTGTGCTCATAGTAACGGCAGCGGCTCCAATAGGGCCTTCAGCCGGAGCGGGGCGCAGCGAGGCGGGCAGGGCCCGTCAGCCCCGGCCGTGTGGCGCTCGGCCCCGCAGCGTGCCCAGGCAGCCCGCCTGGCGTGGGGCAGCCggcagcagcttccagctgaTGTGCCTCCAGGCGCCCCCCTCTCTCCGACCGTGGGCTCGGTGCCCGGGTGACACACAAACAAGCCCAGCGCCAGCTTGTTACCGGGTTTGCCCCGCACAGCCCCGGCAGCGGCTGCTGTGCCTGCGAGGCCACCAGCCCGCCCCTTCCAGCAGTAGCGCGGTCCTCACACACAGTTCAACCAGAACTTCACCTATGCTACACCAGTTGCATTTGTTGACCTTACGCAATCTTTTTTTGcgttcttattaaaaaaatacgtAACAAAAACGTGGAGTGTAGATGCATCGCTATCTTGGTAACTTGGTGCAGGGTGTTAATCGTTTCTCATTTCTACCCCTTTTCAGTCCTAGGTCCTAGTTCTTATGTGCCTGTGCAGAAAATTTTCTTGACCTGTAGTTCAGTAAGGTGCAGCGGGCTCATCTAACAGCTGTGTCCTCAGACAGAGGCTTTTACAGCTTTCTTTGTGCTAGTACTAGCATTGATAAGATCCTTCTGTGAGCTGCTGTAAATCATTAAAAGAGCATAAAGCTATCATTACGTGATTTTCTACTGGGTTGCCAAAGCAGCCCCCAGGACGATTCAGCAAACACCTAAAGCTGTGTAAGGAAACAAAGTAGTTTTCccagttttcatttgcatgtcAGTCTATGAGAGACATTCAGCTTGCTGTGAATCTGTAGCTCGTATTTGGTTATCACAATGGTGAGGAAGCTCAGAAAACACTGTGATGATGGTAGGGCTGCACATATGAGTAACCTGAATAGAGCCTGTGATacaatttttaaacagtaaattCAGATCATgttatttagttatttaatgGTAGCTGTAACTAAGGAGCTCAGACAAGTAATCTAGTTAGAAAAATAGTGCATTTAGTTATTCATCTTAAAATATGTTGGGTAAAGTAACTGTGATTTATCTTCTCAGATTTCAGATACACAATGCAGAAGAGGTTTCCATCAATTCTGGAAGGTAGGTTTGTAGTTGTTGACTTCAGGAGGATGGTTGACGCTTCTGTTGCATCTTATgcataaaacagattttattattGCTTAAAACTTACCCCAGGAAACACTGCAGAAGTGTTTATTGTTATGCATGAGTGTGGCTGGAGTGTCAGACTGTTGGATAGAGTCCTCAGAACTGGGGGACTACGCATCCAACAAAACCGGCCACAAAGCGGCTCACCTTCAGACACGCCCAAGTTAGAGCTAACACGGAATTTCCTATTTTTCAGTGTATTACAAATCCAATGAGTGGTCTGGAATTCACGGCATAAGAGAGAATGACCAAATGACATGGTTAAGCAGCAAGAACTGAAGTAAGAAAGATGTGTGactaattaaaaattattttttaagaataattacTGTAAAAATGTCCACATTAAAACGTCCAGTTCATCTTTTTGATTTCTTGCCTTTGTACTTGTTTTTCAGCGCTCTGTGCCtgaactgtttcttctttttgatGATGCTTTTCACATCCCTATTGTGAAGCCACTTGTCACGCTCTATTTCCCACTGGATCTGTTTGACATCTGTAGGAGGAAAGGTGAGAAATGAGGAGCTGATGGGATACCTCTGACCACGATGTGGAATACAGACGAATATGTAGAAGTTTGAACTTGGTTACTGTATTTATAAATGTTAATAAAGTGCAAGCTGCTGATATTTTTTGACACCAGAGgaaagttttggttttctcaTTTCACAAAACATACCCTACCATCTCAGAATCTCAGAGTTTAACACTGCTCTTCCcattgctttgtattttactAATGCTAGACACAGTTGTGTTAGGAGTACACAGTGTTTGAGCGCTGTTAACATTTTCCAGGTGACACCAGCAAGACTTGCAAAAGCTCTACAAAGGACTGATTATTCGGTCAGTGCTATCCTGGTTTCTGCTGGGTggcagttaattttcttttcagtagctggtgcagtgctgtgttttggatttagtatgaaaatactgttggtaacacactgatgtttttagttgttgctgagtaaTGTTTATAATAAGTCAAAGACTTCTCAGTTTTAGtccccaccagtgagcaggctggggggcacaagaagctgggaggggacacagccaggacagctgacccgaactggccagAGGGATATTCTGTACCATATGACATAACGCTGAGTATACAGACTGGGGGGGGAGTTGGTCTGGAGCTGGCAGTCACTGCTCAtggactggctgggcatcagttaGTGAGTGGatggtgagcaactgtattgtgcatcacttggggtttttttcccccaccttggattttattcctctccccctctctctccttttcattacaattattattatcgttttaatttatttcaattattaagttgttcttccgtcaacccatgagttttacttttctccccagttctgctccccatcccacGGTGGGGGCTGGAGCAAGCGAGCAactgcgtggtacttagttaccagctggggtcAAACCATGACAAATGTATACACATTTAATTCATTAGAATTATTTCTGGGAAACTACTTTTGCTTCACCAATACTGCAAGGAAATACCCTGGTAGGTAGATAGACAGTCATGCCTTATGCCTTCCCTTGCCAAGAATCCAGGACAGTCTTTTATCAGAGCAAAATCACACCAACACTTGACAACAGCATACTGCCTGTCCTTATTCACGGTGTGAAAGGGGCACATGAtagcttcttcctctttcctgaaGCCTTGTTCACTCCAGTAGTCACAGTTAATATTGAGCAGCTCTCATAATTGAATAAAACTAAAGTCATGTCTTGCTGACATTGAGCTACTGTTGCTACCGTGTGGTTTCTGACCATGTGTATGTATCAGTTAAAGAAGGTACATCTTTTTAAGTACAGACTctgaagagaaagaagtaaaCCAGTATTACAACTGTCAGCTATTTGCAGCATGTACTTACTTGCATTATCTCTGTTGGCCATGGCGTTCATTCCAATATTGTCAAACTTGGACCCAGCATTTTCATCCAGCAGATAGCCAAACTTTAAAGAGagaatttttagtattttattacaAAGACAGGTAAAATGCTTCATCACCTTTTGCTAGGCACGGATCAAACTCACCTCTTCTGCAGATGCTAGTATATTGGCATCTGGgagttttctcttctttcctcgACTAGATCCttcaaataaaaagtattattCTTAAGAGACAGAATTTCAAGTTCACAAAGGCATTAAAACAGTgggtttaatttatttttttttatttaatgaaaccATCTAAAATAGCTGTGGTAAGAAATTTTTATTCTCCACCTgcccgaaaaaaaaaaaaaaagaagaaaggttcCCAACCAAGAACTAAACAGCACAAATCTGTGCATCAGGTGTTAGTTTTAGGTGCACAGACTGTTGGCACAATGCCATCCTTCCTTCAAAAGTTCCTCCTTCGATTCGTACTCCTTCAACAGCAGATTGTCACTCTGAATCAGGCAACGCTGGTTGGAGGACAACCCCCTTTTCATTTATGGTTTACTCAAATCCAAACCGAGATCCAAAAGTATAGATAATCTACTGTACTAAACTCCTCTGATTCCAAAGTTTTTCAGACTCTGTATTTGTGTCAAGCCTTCTCAAACAGAAATCATGGCAGTGGTTCCTTACCTTCAAGCGATCCCACAAAATGCATATCGTTCTTCCTCTTGCTCTTTTTGCTGACAGACTTCAATTGCTTGTCATTGTTCAGGtctgatgggggggggggcgggggaagatACATCAGCCTCCCATTCTCACACCATGTACATGTGTTCAAAGCACAGCAGAGTAACATTCCTTTTTAGGTATATGTGTCATAATGGTCCGAGTCTTTACAAAAGTTTGAAACACAGCGCACGCAACCCAATTAACAATTGGTCAGTGGTGTGCcattatttatgctttttttccataacACCAAAAGGATTGAAATATGATACTAAGATAAATACAATATGAAGGCTAAAAGCAAGTGTTATGTAAACCTTGTACGTCTGCTTGGTAAGTTTGGTGAAATAATAATCTCATGAAAAATTCATGTGTTAACAGCTGTATGAATAGTTTACCTCCTCTACCTGTAACCTTTAGCTGAAACACTCCATTAATCTGTGCTTTTCCAGCCACATAAACTGTATACCACGTAAACTGCTTTTCAGCtaaaaagataataaaactGCGCAGGTGCAATGATCGGTTATTATTACAGTGGTAATAAAAATGTGGGGGTTTAGCTGTATTACAGGAGTAAGCTTTTACTTATGAGACAGcagtttaaataaatgttacctcatctaaagaaaaaaaaataatcaacattaACTAGGtctaaaaaaatgaaaaaattaccAAGTACcagattcttatttttctcttttagattttttaatgtttctgccTATTCTAGCCAGttttcagaatgaaagaaaCATGTCTTGTTTGCAAGTTTTTATACCCAGATACCTAATTCCCACTTTCACCTAAGAGGCTGTGCCATGAAATATTTCTCTCAAGACTTCATTGTCCGGAGAAGGACTTCTTGTCACTTCTTTACTGAAAAGCCAAAACTTCCACCTAGGTAACTAAATCtggatttatatatatatgtaattacTTATTAggtgatttgtttttaatgcttttcttctcatttatCAATAATAACCAGTACTTTACCCAGGCTATTACCATCATCAGACACATCCAGAAATACACCTCCTTCTTCATCCATATCATCTCCAAAGTCTTCCTCCATACTTCCTAAGGAGACTTCCTCATCGTCCAGATCACTGAATTCATCTTCATCACCAGAATCCTCCCAGTCAGCACTGGATTCCTCACTTCTTTGGCCTTTCTTACcacctttggttttcttttttatattactaaaaaaaaaaaccaaaaagtagCAAGCCTAGCACTTCATCTGGCAAAACACTTTCCAGCTAGGTAACATCTATCTACTGACACTGTTAGAAAAGTTCAACATTAGTGCAAACTACTGTCAATGTAGGCTAAGACCTGAGAAGCATGTATTATGCACGCAGATATGTTTTCAACATCAGCATATGGAACTATATTCTTATAGTAAGTCAAGCATTCTAAGAAGTTCTGGAGAAAAGCCTATTGTGAAATTAACAGAAATGTCAGCTTCAGTAGTTTATCTC
The nucleotide sequence above comes from Falco biarmicus isolate bFalBia1 chromosome 12, bFalBia1.pri, whole genome shotgun sequence. Encoded proteins:
- the SULT6B1 gene encoding LOW QUALITY PROTEIN: sulfotransferase 6B1 (The sequence of the model RefSeq protein was modified relative to this genomic sequence to represent the inferred CDS: inserted 1 base in 1 codon; substituted 1 base at 1 genomic stop codon), which encodes MPRILTPPLENVCLKALAALDQQFHTPKVVNMAEDKNNFADEINKALAKSEGLTLKELRFXYXGTPYPATVCSVETFQALENLEARRDDMVLVSYPKCGVNWLIQILSDLIFTTIQSKPVSTELPFIECGDPDKYQRMKQIPSPRILATHLNYDCLPKSIFKNKAKILVLFRNPKDTAVSFFHFHNNVPSVPSYSSWDEFFLEFMNGKVGWGSYFDHAVTWNKHIEDENTMVIMYEDLKENLTGSVKQIAEFFGFSPTAEEIQSIADRATFQAVKDKAQETHGAVGSILFRKGVVGDWKNLFTEAQNQEMDAKFKVCLEGTKLGEKLKYDVYCKT
- the LOC130157675 gene encoding translation initiation factor IF-2-like — encoded protein: MGKNPKRFYLALPFRLAGHGPVLAPGSRAALPAAAAAESGAEAQACPSPQGHPLEALTVGQPAPARPPSCAGHTPRQPTAAAARRGQRAPGHQGNAVASRARASSPRGPPRASGGGRGPPPAPCAITVLRGGPARACPGRSGAEARLLSATPTAPGRPPATGQHRRQDGRRRVGHYEAEGRRGGEGSGGERSAPTAGPGARRMRSRCRRCGRGAGRGGHGAAPAAGAAAAGGGGAAGRPPALPRHGAQPRFQIHNAEEVSINSGSVLQIQ